Proteins co-encoded in one Astyanax mexicanus isolate ESR-SI-001 chromosome 1, AstMex3_surface, whole genome shotgun sequence genomic window:
- the atp6v0a1b gene encoding V-type proton ATPase 116 kDa subunit a isoform X3 — protein MGELFRSEEMTLAQLFLQSEAAYCCVSELGELGMVQFRDLNPDVNVFQRKFVNEVRRCEEMDRKLRFVEKEIKKANIPTVDTGENPEVPFPRDMIDLEATFEKLENELKEINTNQEALKKNFLELTELKHILRRTQQFFDEMEDPNLLEESSSLLDPSEAGRGAPLRLGFVAGVINRERIPTFERMLWRVCRGNVFLRQAEIEDPLEDPTTGDQVHKSVFIIFFQGDQLKNRVKKICEGFRASLYPCPETPQERKEMAAGVNTRIDDLQMVLNQTEDHRQRVLQAAAKTMRVWFIKVRKMKAIYHTLNLCNIDVTQKCLIAEVWCPVSDLDSIQFALRRGTERSGSTVPSILNRMQTKQTPPTFNKTNKFTSGFQNIVDAYGIGTYREMNPAPYTIITFPFLFAVMFGDMGHGLLMTCAALYLVLRESRLLAQKSDNEMFNMVFAGRYIILLMGIFSVYTGVIYNDCFSKSLNMFGSGWSVKPMFGPKGGNWSFETLDGNGVLQLDPAVPGVFGGPYPLGIDPIWNIATNKLTFLNSFKMKMSVILGVIHMLFGVTLSLFNHLYFKKPLNIFLGFIPEIVFMSCLFGYLILLIFYKWTAYDAETSKDAPSLLIAFINMCLFNYNDPTNKPLYSGQTGIQCLLVIIALACVPCMLVVKTMVLRRQHLWKKHLGTQKFGGVRVGNGPTEDEAEIIEHDQLSQHSEDGDEFDFGDVAVHQAIHTIEYCLGCISNTASYLRLWALSLAHAQLSEVLWGMVMHLGLASRSGGGFFGLCIIFPAFATLTVCILLVMEGLSAFLHALRLHWVEFQNKFYTGLGFKFVPFSFDSILEGRFDE, from the exons ATGGGAGAACTATTCCGGAGTGAGGAGATGACCCTAGCGCAGCTTTTCCTGCAGTCAGAAGCTGCATACTGCTGTGTCAGTGAACTGGGGGAACTGGGAATGGTGCAGTTCAGAGAT CTGAACCCTGATGTGAACGTGTTCCAGAGGAAGTTTGTCAATGAAGTGAGGCGCTGTGAGGAAATGGACAGAAAGCTGC GGTTTGTGGAGAAGGAGATTAAGAAAGCCAACATCCCCACAGTGGACACTGGAGAGAATCCAGAAGTCCCCTTCCCACGAGACATGATTGACCTTGAG GCAACTTTTGAGAAGTTGGAGAATGAGCTGAAGGAGATCAATACCAATCAAGAAGCTCTGAAGAAGAACTTTCTGGAACTGACTGAGCTCAAGCATATCCTCAGACGCACTCAGCAGTTCTTTGATGAG atgGAGGACCCCAACTTGCTGGAAGAATCTTCATCTCTGCTGGACCCCAGTGAGGCTGGGAGAGGGGCTCCACTGAGGCTTGG GTTTGTTGCTGGGGTGATAAACCGTGAGCGGATCCCCACATTCGAGCGCATGCTGTGGCGAGTTTGTCGTGGCAACGTGTTTTTAAGGCAGGCTGAGATTGAGGACCCTCTTGAGGACCCTACAACA GGAGATCAAGTGCACAAGTCGGTGTTTATCATCTTCTTCCAAGGAGACCAGCTGAAGAACCGGGTGAAGAAGATCTGTGAAGG GTTCCGTGCATCTCTGTACCCATGTCCCGAGACCCCACAAGAGAGGAAGGAGATGGCAGCTGGTGTGAACACCCGTATTGATGACCTGCAGATG GTTTTGAACCAAACCGAGGACCACCGTCAGAGGGTCCTTCAGGCTGCCGCCAAAACCATGCGTGTTTGGTTCATCAAAGTGAGGAAGATGAAAGCCATCTACCACACACTCAATCTCTGCAACATTGACGTCACTCAGAAATGCTTGATTGCGGAGGTGTGGTGCCCTGTCTCTGACCTGGACTCCATACAGTTTGCTCTGCGAAGGGGAACG GAGAGGAGTGGATCAACTGTTCCTTCAATCTTGAACAGAATGCAGACCAAGCAGACTCCGCCCACCTTCAACAAGACAAACAAATTCACCTCTGGCTTCCAAAACATTGTGGATGCTTATGGAATTGGAACCTACAGGGAGATGAATCCAG CACCCTACACCATCATCACCTTTCCCTTCCTGTTTGCTGTGATGTTCGGGGACATGGGTCACGGCTTGCTGATGACCTGCGCCGCCCTCTACCTCGTGCTCAGGGAGAGCCGCCTGCTTGCCCAGAAGAGTGACAATGAG ATGTTTAACATGGTTTTTGCCGGCCGGTATATAATCCTACTAATGGGAATCTTTTCTGTCTACACTGGAGTGATCTACAATGACTGCTTCTCCAAATCACTCAACATGTTTGGCTCAGGCTGGAGTGTCAAACCCATGTTTGGCCCCAAAGGAGGCAACTGGTC GTTTGAGACACTCGATGGAAATGGTGTTCTGCAGCTTGATCCTGCTGTACCTGGAGTTTTTGGTGGACCATATCCTCTGGGCATCGACCCA aTTTGGAACATAGCAACAAACAAGCTGACCTTCCTGAATTCATTTAAGATGAAGATGTCTGTGATTCTGGGTGTGATTCACATGCTGTTTGGAGTCACTTTATCTCTCTTCAATCACCT GTACTTTAAGAAGCCCCTAAACATCTTCCTGGGATTCATTCCTGAGATCGTGTTCATGAGCTGCCTGTTCGGATACCTTATCCTGCTGATCTTCTATAAATGGACAGCGTATGATGCAGAAACCTCTAAAGATGCTCCCAGCCTCCTCATCGCCTTCATCAACATGTGTCTCTTTAACTACAATGATCCTACTAACAAACCTCTCTACAGTGGTCAG ACTGGCATCCAGTGCCTGTTAGTGATAATCGCCTTGGCCTGTGTTCCCTGCATGCTGGTAGTGAAGACAATGGTTCTCCGCCGCCAGCACCTCTGGAAGAAGCACCTC GGCACGCAGAAGTTCGGGGGCGTCCGGGTTGGTAACGGTCCCACCGAGGATGAGGCCGAGATCATCGAGCATGACCAGCTATCCCAGCACTCCGAGGACGGAGATGAG TTTGACTTTGGAGATGTAGCAGTTCACCAGGCCATTCACACTATTGAATACTGTCTTGGCTGTATCTCCAACACTGCCTCCTACCTGCGCCTCTGGGCTCTTAGTCTGGCCCATGCAC AGCTGTCTGAGGTGCTGTGGGGAATGGTCATGCACCTGGGCCTGGCCTCCCGGAGTGGTGGTGGATTCTTTGGCCTGTGTATCATCTTCCCAGCCTTTGCCACACTGACAGTGTGCATTTTGTTGGTCATGGAGGGGCTGTCTGCATTCTTGCATGCTCTGCGTCTGCACTG
- the atp6v0a1b gene encoding V-type proton ATPase 116 kDa subunit a isoform X1 → MGELFRSEEMTLAQLFLQSEAAYCCVSELGELGMVQFRDLNPDVNVFQRKFVNEVRRCEEMDRKLRFVEKEIKKANIPTVDTGENPEVPFPRDMIDLEATFEKLENELKEINTNQEALKKNFLELTELKHILRRTQQFFDEMEDPNLLEESSSLLDPSEAGRGAPLRLGFVAGVINRERIPTFERMLWRVCRGNVFLRQAEIEDPLEDPTTGDQVHKSVFIIFFQGDQLKNRVKKICEGFRASLYPCPETPQERKEMAAGVNTRIDDLQMVLNQTEDHRQRVLQAAAKTMRVWFIKVRKMKAIYHTLNLCNIDVTQKCLIAEVWCPVSDLDSIQFALRRGTERSGSTVPSILNRMQTKQTPPTFNKTNKFTSGFQNIVDAYGIGTYREMNPAPYTIITFPFLFAVMFGDMGHGLLMTCAALYLVLRESRLLAQKSDNEMFNMVFAGRYIILLMGIFSVYTGVIYNDCFSKSLNMFGSGWSVKPMFGPKGGNWSFETLDGNGVLQLDPAVPGVFGGPYPLGIDPIWNIATNKLTFLNSFKMKMSVILGVIHMLFGVTLSLFNHLYFKKPLNIFLGFIPEIVFMSCLFGYLILLIFYKWTAYDAETSKDAPSLLIAFINMCLFNYNDPTNKPLYSGQTGIQCLLVIIALACVPCMLVVKTMVLRRQHLWKKHLSQMREASPAEKLETLEQAGTSSPTGLTQQGTQKFGGVRVGNGPTEDEAEIIEHDQLSQHSEDGDEHSEEEPFDFGDVAVHQAIHTIEYCLGCISNTASYLRLWALSLAHAQLSEVLWGMVMHLGLASRSGGGFFGLCIIFPAFATLTVCILLVMEGLSAFLHALRLHWVEFQNKFYTGLGFKFVPFSFDSILEGRFDE, encoded by the exons ATGGGAGAACTATTCCGGAGTGAGGAGATGACCCTAGCGCAGCTTTTCCTGCAGTCAGAAGCTGCATACTGCTGTGTCAGTGAACTGGGGGAACTGGGAATGGTGCAGTTCAGAGAT CTGAACCCTGATGTGAACGTGTTCCAGAGGAAGTTTGTCAATGAAGTGAGGCGCTGTGAGGAAATGGACAGAAAGCTGC GGTTTGTGGAGAAGGAGATTAAGAAAGCCAACATCCCCACAGTGGACACTGGAGAGAATCCAGAAGTCCCCTTCCCACGAGACATGATTGACCTTGAG GCAACTTTTGAGAAGTTGGAGAATGAGCTGAAGGAGATCAATACCAATCAAGAAGCTCTGAAGAAGAACTTTCTGGAACTGACTGAGCTCAAGCATATCCTCAGACGCACTCAGCAGTTCTTTGATGAG atgGAGGACCCCAACTTGCTGGAAGAATCTTCATCTCTGCTGGACCCCAGTGAGGCTGGGAGAGGGGCTCCACTGAGGCTTGG GTTTGTTGCTGGGGTGATAAACCGTGAGCGGATCCCCACATTCGAGCGCATGCTGTGGCGAGTTTGTCGTGGCAACGTGTTTTTAAGGCAGGCTGAGATTGAGGACCCTCTTGAGGACCCTACAACA GGAGATCAAGTGCACAAGTCGGTGTTTATCATCTTCTTCCAAGGAGACCAGCTGAAGAACCGGGTGAAGAAGATCTGTGAAGG GTTCCGTGCATCTCTGTACCCATGTCCCGAGACCCCACAAGAGAGGAAGGAGATGGCAGCTGGTGTGAACACCCGTATTGATGACCTGCAGATG GTTTTGAACCAAACCGAGGACCACCGTCAGAGGGTCCTTCAGGCTGCCGCCAAAACCATGCGTGTTTGGTTCATCAAAGTGAGGAAGATGAAAGCCATCTACCACACACTCAATCTCTGCAACATTGACGTCACTCAGAAATGCTTGATTGCGGAGGTGTGGTGCCCTGTCTCTGACCTGGACTCCATACAGTTTGCTCTGCGAAGGGGAACG GAGAGGAGTGGATCAACTGTTCCTTCAATCTTGAACAGAATGCAGACCAAGCAGACTCCGCCCACCTTCAACAAGACAAACAAATTCACCTCTGGCTTCCAAAACATTGTGGATGCTTATGGAATTGGAACCTACAGGGAGATGAATCCAG CACCCTACACCATCATCACCTTTCCCTTCCTGTTTGCTGTGATGTTCGGGGACATGGGTCACGGCTTGCTGATGACCTGCGCCGCCCTCTACCTCGTGCTCAGGGAGAGCCGCCTGCTTGCCCAGAAGAGTGACAATGAG ATGTTTAACATGGTTTTTGCCGGCCGGTATATAATCCTACTAATGGGAATCTTTTCTGTCTACACTGGAGTGATCTACAATGACTGCTTCTCCAAATCACTCAACATGTTTGGCTCAGGCTGGAGTGTCAAACCCATGTTTGGCCCCAAAGGAGGCAACTGGTC GTTTGAGACACTCGATGGAAATGGTGTTCTGCAGCTTGATCCTGCTGTACCTGGAGTTTTTGGTGGACCATATCCTCTGGGCATCGACCCA aTTTGGAACATAGCAACAAACAAGCTGACCTTCCTGAATTCATTTAAGATGAAGATGTCTGTGATTCTGGGTGTGATTCACATGCTGTTTGGAGTCACTTTATCTCTCTTCAATCACCT GTACTTTAAGAAGCCCCTAAACATCTTCCTGGGATTCATTCCTGAGATCGTGTTCATGAGCTGCCTGTTCGGATACCTTATCCTGCTGATCTTCTATAAATGGACAGCGTATGATGCAGAAACCTCTAAAGATGCTCCCAGCCTCCTCATCGCCTTCATCAACATGTGTCTCTTTAACTACAATGATCCTACTAACAAACCTCTCTACAGTGGTCAG ACTGGCATCCAGTGCCTGTTAGTGATAATCGCCTTGGCCTGTGTTCCCTGCATGCTGGTAGTGAAGACAATGGTTCTCCGCCGCCAGCACCTCTGGAAGAAGCACCTC TCCCAGATGAGGGAGGCAAGCCCTGCTGAGAAACTAGAAACTTTAGAGCAGGCAGGCACCAGCTCACCCACCGGACTCACCCAACAGGGCACGCAGAAGTTCGGGGGCGTCCGGGTTGGTAACGGTCCCACCGAGGATGAGGCCGAGATCATCGAGCATGACCAGCTATCCCAGCACTCCGAGGACGGAGATGAG CACTCAGAGGAAGAGCCG TTTGACTTTGGAGATGTAGCAGTTCACCAGGCCATTCACACTATTGAATACTGTCTTGGCTGTATCTCCAACACTGCCTCCTACCTGCGCCTCTGGGCTCTTAGTCTGGCCCATGCAC AGCTGTCTGAGGTGCTGTGGGGAATGGTCATGCACCTGGGCCTGGCCTCCCGGAGTGGTGGTGGATTCTTTGGCCTGTGTATCATCTTCCCAGCCTTTGCCACACTGACAGTGTGCATTTTGTTGGTCATGGAGGGGCTGTCTGCATTCTTGCATGCTCTGCGTCTGCACTG
- the atp6v0a1b gene encoding V-type proton ATPase 116 kDa subunit a isoform X2 yields MGELFRSEEMTLAQLFLQSEAAYCCVSELGELGMVQFRDLNPDVNVFQRKFVNEVRRCEEMDRKLRFVEKEIKKANIPTVDTGENPEVPFPRDMIDLEATFEKLENELKEINTNQEALKKNFLELTELKHILRRTQQFFDEMEDPNLLEESSSLLDPSEAGRGAPLRLGFVAGVINRERIPTFERMLWRVCRGNVFLRQAEIEDPLEDPTTGDQVHKSVFIIFFQGDQLKNRVKKICEGFRASLYPCPETPQERKEMAAGVNTRIDDLQMVLNQTEDHRQRVLQAAAKTMRVWFIKVRKMKAIYHTLNLCNIDVTQKCLIAEVWCPVSDLDSIQFALRRGTERSGSTVPSILNRMQTKQTPPTFNKTNKFTSGFQNIVDAYGIGTYREMNPAPYTIITFPFLFAVMFGDMGHGLLMTCAALYLVLRESRLLAQKSDNEMFNMVFAGRYIILLMGIFSVYTGVIYNDCFSKSLNMFGSGWSVKPMFGPKGGNWSFETLDGNGVLQLDPAVPGVFGGPYPLGIDPIWNIATNKLTFLNSFKMKMSVILGVIHMLFGVTLSLFNHLYFKKPLNIFLGFIPEIVFMSCLFGYLILLIFYKWTAYDAETSKDAPSLLIAFINMCLFNYNDPTNKPLYSGQTGIQCLLVIIALACVPCMLVVKTMVLRRQHLWKKHLGTQKFGGVRVGNGPTEDEAEIIEHDQLSQHSEDGDEHSEEEPFDFGDVAVHQAIHTIEYCLGCISNTASYLRLWALSLAHAQLSEVLWGMVMHLGLASRSGGGFFGLCIIFPAFATLTVCILLVMEGLSAFLHALRLHWVEFQNKFYTGLGFKFVPFSFDSILEGRFDE; encoded by the exons ATGGGAGAACTATTCCGGAGTGAGGAGATGACCCTAGCGCAGCTTTTCCTGCAGTCAGAAGCTGCATACTGCTGTGTCAGTGAACTGGGGGAACTGGGAATGGTGCAGTTCAGAGAT CTGAACCCTGATGTGAACGTGTTCCAGAGGAAGTTTGTCAATGAAGTGAGGCGCTGTGAGGAAATGGACAGAAAGCTGC GGTTTGTGGAGAAGGAGATTAAGAAAGCCAACATCCCCACAGTGGACACTGGAGAGAATCCAGAAGTCCCCTTCCCACGAGACATGATTGACCTTGAG GCAACTTTTGAGAAGTTGGAGAATGAGCTGAAGGAGATCAATACCAATCAAGAAGCTCTGAAGAAGAACTTTCTGGAACTGACTGAGCTCAAGCATATCCTCAGACGCACTCAGCAGTTCTTTGATGAG atgGAGGACCCCAACTTGCTGGAAGAATCTTCATCTCTGCTGGACCCCAGTGAGGCTGGGAGAGGGGCTCCACTGAGGCTTGG GTTTGTTGCTGGGGTGATAAACCGTGAGCGGATCCCCACATTCGAGCGCATGCTGTGGCGAGTTTGTCGTGGCAACGTGTTTTTAAGGCAGGCTGAGATTGAGGACCCTCTTGAGGACCCTACAACA GGAGATCAAGTGCACAAGTCGGTGTTTATCATCTTCTTCCAAGGAGACCAGCTGAAGAACCGGGTGAAGAAGATCTGTGAAGG GTTCCGTGCATCTCTGTACCCATGTCCCGAGACCCCACAAGAGAGGAAGGAGATGGCAGCTGGTGTGAACACCCGTATTGATGACCTGCAGATG GTTTTGAACCAAACCGAGGACCACCGTCAGAGGGTCCTTCAGGCTGCCGCCAAAACCATGCGTGTTTGGTTCATCAAAGTGAGGAAGATGAAAGCCATCTACCACACACTCAATCTCTGCAACATTGACGTCACTCAGAAATGCTTGATTGCGGAGGTGTGGTGCCCTGTCTCTGACCTGGACTCCATACAGTTTGCTCTGCGAAGGGGAACG GAGAGGAGTGGATCAACTGTTCCTTCAATCTTGAACAGAATGCAGACCAAGCAGACTCCGCCCACCTTCAACAAGACAAACAAATTCACCTCTGGCTTCCAAAACATTGTGGATGCTTATGGAATTGGAACCTACAGGGAGATGAATCCAG CACCCTACACCATCATCACCTTTCCCTTCCTGTTTGCTGTGATGTTCGGGGACATGGGTCACGGCTTGCTGATGACCTGCGCCGCCCTCTACCTCGTGCTCAGGGAGAGCCGCCTGCTTGCCCAGAAGAGTGACAATGAG ATGTTTAACATGGTTTTTGCCGGCCGGTATATAATCCTACTAATGGGAATCTTTTCTGTCTACACTGGAGTGATCTACAATGACTGCTTCTCCAAATCACTCAACATGTTTGGCTCAGGCTGGAGTGTCAAACCCATGTTTGGCCCCAAAGGAGGCAACTGGTC GTTTGAGACACTCGATGGAAATGGTGTTCTGCAGCTTGATCCTGCTGTACCTGGAGTTTTTGGTGGACCATATCCTCTGGGCATCGACCCA aTTTGGAACATAGCAACAAACAAGCTGACCTTCCTGAATTCATTTAAGATGAAGATGTCTGTGATTCTGGGTGTGATTCACATGCTGTTTGGAGTCACTTTATCTCTCTTCAATCACCT GTACTTTAAGAAGCCCCTAAACATCTTCCTGGGATTCATTCCTGAGATCGTGTTCATGAGCTGCCTGTTCGGATACCTTATCCTGCTGATCTTCTATAAATGGACAGCGTATGATGCAGAAACCTCTAAAGATGCTCCCAGCCTCCTCATCGCCTTCATCAACATGTGTCTCTTTAACTACAATGATCCTACTAACAAACCTCTCTACAGTGGTCAG ACTGGCATCCAGTGCCTGTTAGTGATAATCGCCTTGGCCTGTGTTCCCTGCATGCTGGTAGTGAAGACAATGGTTCTCCGCCGCCAGCACCTCTGGAAGAAGCACCTC GGCACGCAGAAGTTCGGGGGCGTCCGGGTTGGTAACGGTCCCACCGAGGATGAGGCCGAGATCATCGAGCATGACCAGCTATCCCAGCACTCCGAGGACGGAGATGAG CACTCAGAGGAAGAGCCG TTTGACTTTGGAGATGTAGCAGTTCACCAGGCCATTCACACTATTGAATACTGTCTTGGCTGTATCTCCAACACTGCCTCCTACCTGCGCCTCTGGGCTCTTAGTCTGGCCCATGCAC AGCTGTCTGAGGTGCTGTGGGGAATGGTCATGCACCTGGGCCTGGCCTCCCGGAGTGGTGGTGGATTCTTTGGCCTGTGTATCATCTTCCCAGCCTTTGCCACACTGACAGTGTGCATTTTGTTGGTCATGGAGGGGCTGTCTGCATTCTTGCATGCTCTGCGTCTGCACTG